The segment ATCTTCGTGGTATGGTAAGCTATGCTACAGGTCTGAGAGATGACGGCTGGGCATTTAACTTTACTGTAGGAGGTCGTTACTCTGATAGAGGAAGTATTGATGGTGTTTTCTATAATAATATCTCTTATTCTATTGGAGCCGAAAAGCAATGGGACAATGGTAGACATAGTCTCTCTTTCGTAACCTTTGGTTCTCCTGTAAAGAGAGGTCAACAAGGAGGATCATATCAAGAAGTATATGATCTGAGAGATAACAACCTCTATAATCCGAATTGGGGTTATCAAAATGGAAAACGTCGTAACTCTAAAGTAGTTCGTTCATTTGACCCAACTGCTATCCTTTCACATGTGTGGAAGATTAATGAAAATATGAGATTAACAACTGGAGTTGGAGCACACTATAATCGTTATGGTGGTACTGCACTGAACTGGTATAATGCTCCTGATCCACGTCCAGACTATTACAGATATCTTCCTTCATACTTCGCAGATAGTCCTGAAGTAGAAGATTATTATAAATACTTATGGAGTGTAGGTGATCCAACTGTTACTCAGATCGACTGGGATAATATGTATCATATTAACCAAATGGCTGGAAGACAAGGAAATGATGCTGCTTTATATATGCTGGAAGAAAGACGAAAGGATTTATTTGAAATCTCTATGAACTCTACTTTCGATGCAGATATTAATGAAAATATGAAATTCATCGGAGGTATTGGATTGAGAAATTCTCAGTCTTACCAGTTTAAAACTGTTGATGACCTACTAGGTTCTCAATACGTTTTAGATATTGATAAGTTTGCTGAACGCGATTTTCCTGGAAACCCAGATGTCGTACAGAATGATATGTTGAAACCAAATCGTAGAGCTTATAAAGGTGATGTGTTTGGTTATGACTTTAAATTTAATATCAATAATGCCAACTTATGGTTCCAGAATGTCTATAAATATCGTGGTGTAGACTTTTATTACGGTGCTAAATTGTCGTATACTGATTTTCATCGTAAAGGCTATATGATGAATGGTCGTTACCCCGATAATTCTCATGGAAGAGGACAAAATCATTCATTTGTAGATTACGGACTAAAGGCAGGTTTGACTTATAAGATCAATGGCCGTCACTTCATCACAGCAAATGTGGGTTATATGACAGAGGCACCATTGGTAGATAAATCTTATATCTCTCCTCGAATTTCAGATTATACAGCTGATGATATGAAGAGTGCAGGAATCTTTACTGCCGACTTGAGTTATGTGTTTTCTTTACCATCTATCCATGGTCGTGTATCTGTATTCCAAACAAACTTCTATGATTTAATGCAGAGAGCTAGTTATTACCATGATACTGAACGTACCTTTGTTAATCACCTATTATCAGGTGTGAATAAAGTTCACAGAGGTATCGAACTTGGTTTTAATTATAAACTAAATGATAATTGGAACTTTGACGTAGCTGGTACAATTGCAGAATACTATTATAGCAATAACCCTGATGGTACAATTAGCTATGAAAATGGTAAAGAGATGG is part of the Bacteroides coprosuis DSM 18011 genome and harbors:
- a CDS encoding TonB-dependent receptor (InterPro IPR000531~KEGG: bth:BT_3560 hypothetical protein~PFAM: TonB-dependent receptor, beta-barrel~SPTR: Putative uncharacterized protein;~IMG reference gene:2504106071~PFAM: TonB dependent receptor) — translated: MKQKLMALIMLLCSFPVMAQTAGEIRGKIINAETKEPLQGIAVILRGHNYTTETDETGAFRFSEIEGTSDVLVITSARIMAKELTVKYNSNQVTWLKDIEVSVKQFNNDKNLIGLIDEDMIGDDEGGLTQDVSPMIILSNDMYLNNIAYQLSPMRFKVRGYDNNYEQKFINGVAFNDQVRGVFNYSAIGALNDATRNGDAADYLAPSRFSFGGVGRAENINMRSANYAHGGKITGSYTNRNYYLRGMVSYATGLRDDGWAFNFTVGGRYSDRGSIDGVFYNNISYSIGAEKQWDNGRHSLSFVTFGSPVKRGQQGGSYQEVYDLRDNNLYNPNWGYQNGKRRNSKVVRSFDPTAILSHVWKINENMRLTTGVGAHYNRYGGTALNWYNAPDPRPDYYRYLPSYFADSPEVEDYYKYLWSVGDPTVTQIDWDNMYHINQMAGRQGNDAALYMLEERRKDLFEISMNSTFDADINENMKFIGGIGLRNSQSYQFKTVDDLLGSQYVLDIDKFAERDFPGNPDVVQNDMLKPNRRAYKGDVFGYDFKFNINNANLWFQNVYKYRGVDFYYGAKLSYTDFHRKGYMMNGRYPDNSHGRGQNHSFVDYGLKAGLTYKINGRHFITANVGYMTEAPLVDKSYISPRISDYTADDMKSAGIFTADLSYVFSLPSIHGRVSVFQTNFYDLMQRASYYHDTERTFVNHLLSGVNKVHRGIELGFNYKLNDNWNFDVAGTIAEYYYSNNPDGTISYENGKEMGIKETVYLKDSYVGSTPQIAGTLGINYFRNYWFLSMNINGFGRNYIDVAPMRRLASNYVNVAPGTPQYDAYRQLTHQERYSSAYTLDLSIGKIFYLKNRNSVNFNLSVNNLLNRENIKTGGYEQGRLDLDKPNKFSSRYFYMQGINCFLNASYKF